In Rhizobium sp. ARZ01, a genomic segment contains:
- a CDS encoding PLP-dependent aminotransferase family protein: MSVATAERSLVAMVMATIRQRIAGRSLTPGAKLPSVRGLAATLKVSTSTVVDAYARLVAEGAIVSRPGSGFYVASQAAPFSLAEAGPRLDRVVDPFWISRQSLETGDDSLKPGCGWLPPSWFPEGSVRRALRTLSRADGHALADYGSPLGLPSLRQLIARRMAEKGIEASPDQIVLTESGTQAIDLLCRFLLEPGDTVLVDDPCYFNFNALLRAHRARIVGVPYTPAGPDTDAFARTVAEHRPRLYITNSAIHNPTGATLSPVVAHRILKVADQFDLTIIEDDIFADFEHSAAPRLAAFDGLDRVIHIGSFSKTLSASVRCGFVAAKPEWIDGLTDLKIATSFGGGRLAAELVLNVLSDGGYRKHVEILRSRLARAMFEVSTRLKDLGVMPWLEPQAGMFLWCRLPDDADAADVARAALERNIVLAPGNAFSVSQSARNFMRFNVSQALDARVFDVLRDALQQGNQLPRH; encoded by the coding sequence ATGAGCGTTGCGACTGCGGAGCGCAGCCTGGTAGCGATGGTCATGGCCACGATCAGGCAGCGTATCGCGGGCCGCAGTCTGACGCCCGGCGCGAAGCTGCCATCTGTCCGGGGACTGGCCGCAACCTTGAAGGTTTCGACTTCGACGGTGGTCGATGCCTATGCGCGCCTGGTCGCCGAAGGTGCGATCGTTTCCAGGCCCGGTTCCGGTTTCTATGTGGCAAGCCAGGCGGCGCCGTTTTCTCTCGCCGAGGCCGGTCCCAGGCTGGACCGCGTGGTCGATCCCTTCTGGATATCCCGGCAGTCCCTGGAAACCGGCGACGACAGTCTCAAGCCGGGCTGCGGTTGGCTGCCGCCCTCTTGGTTTCCCGAAGGAAGCGTTCGCCGCGCGCTGCGGACGCTGTCCCGCGCCGACGGTCACGCCCTGGCCGATTACGGTTCACCGCTGGGGTTGCCGTCGCTTCGCCAACTCATCGCTCGGCGCATGGCGGAAAAGGGGATCGAAGCGTCGCCGGACCAGATCGTGCTGACCGAATCCGGAACTCAGGCGATCGACTTGCTATGCCGCTTCCTCCTTGAACCCGGCGACACGGTGCTGGTCGATGATCCCTGCTATTTCAACTTCAATGCCCTGCTGCGAGCCCACCGCGCGAGGATCGTCGGCGTTCCCTACACGCCGGCGGGGCCGGACACCGACGCCTTCGCAAGAACTGTCGCGGAACATCGGCCGCGGCTCTACATAACGAATTCCGCCATCCACAATCCGACCGGAGCGACGCTTTCCCCGGTTGTGGCTCACCGGATCCTGAAGGTCGCCGATCAGTTCGACCTCACCATCATCGAAGACGATATCTTCGCAGATTTCGAACACAGCGCGGCGCCTCGTCTGGCAGCCTTCGACGGGCTGGATCGGGTCATTCATATCGGCAGCTTTTCAAAAACCCTGTCTGCCTCGGTACGATGTGGGTTTGTCGCTGCGAAGCCGGAATGGATCGACGGCCTGACCGATCTCAAGATCGCGACCTCCTTCGGTGGCGGTCGGCTTGCGGCGGAACTGGTCCTGAACGTGCTGAGTGACGGCGGCTATCGCAAGCACGTCGAGATTCTCCGTAGTCGACTGGCACGCGCAATGTTCGAGGTCTCGACCCGGCTGAAGGACCTGGGAGTAATGCCTTGGCTGGAGCCGCAGGCGGGGATGTTCCTATGGTGCCGGTTGCCGGACGATGCGGACGCGGCGGATGTCGCGCGCGCAGCGCTGGAAAGAAACATCGTGCTCGCGCCCGGAAATGCGTTCAGTGTGTCGCAGTCCGCAAGGAACTTCATGCGCTTCAATGTCTCCCAGGCACTGGACGCCCGCGTCTTTGACGTGCTCCGCGACGCACTCCAACAAGGCAACCAACTGCCCCGACACTGA
- a CDS encoding metalloregulator ArsR/SmtB family transcription factor, giving the protein MSSESSEDAVFKALANTRRRQMLDAIRDTPQTTGALCEAFADMDRCTVMQHLKVLEDAGLVIARREGRERWNHLNAMPIKAIHDRWISQYAGHAMSVLDALNEEMED; this is encoded by the coding sequence ATGTCAAGCGAATCAAGCGAAGATGCGGTCTTCAAGGCCTTGGCGAATACCAGGCGTCGGCAGATGCTGGATGCGATCAGGGACACGCCTCAGACGACCGGCGCGCTGTGCGAGGCTTTTGCAGACATGGATCGTTGCACGGTGATGCAGCACCTGAAAGTGCTGGAAGACGCCGGCCTCGTGATCGCACGGCGCGAGGGTCGCGAGCGCTGGAACCATCTCAACGCCATGCCGATCAAGGCGATCCACGACCGTTGGATCAGCCAGTATGCCGGCCACGCGATGAGCGTTCTGGATGCGCTGAATGAAGAGATGGAGGACTAA
- a CDS encoding SRPBCC domain-containing protein: MTLEFRVNGRIDKPVAEVFDAVVNPKKLSGYFTTIGGASAPLVAGTTVTWWGMAPVIVDEVEENARIVFLWDAMVEEGEEPYKTRVEIRFVPLDDGGTMVTIAETGWRENARGQKSSYMNCEGWSQMLACMKAYLEYGINLRHGYYPSELKGVVASEQQDFVAAGSTGN; encoded by the coding sequence ATGACGCTGGAATTTCGCGTGAACGGACGGATCGACAAGCCGGTGGCCGAGGTGTTCGATGCCGTCGTCAATCCAAAGAAGCTGAGCGGCTATTTCACCACGATCGGTGGCGCCAGCGCGCCGCTCGTCGCCGGCACGACTGTGACGTGGTGGGGCATGGCCCCGGTGATCGTCGACGAGGTGGAGGAGAACGCTCGCATCGTGTTCCTCTGGGACGCGATGGTCGAGGAGGGCGAGGAGCCGTACAAGACGCGGGTCGAGATCCGGTTCGTTCCGCTTGACGACGGCGGCACGATGGTGACGATCGCCGAAACGGGGTGGCGCGAAAACGCCCGCGGCCAGAAGAGCTCCTACATGAATTGCGAGGGCTGGTCGCAGATGCTCGCCTGCATGAAGGCCTATCTCGAATACGGCATCAACCTGCGCCACGGCTACTATCCGAGCGAACTCAAGGGCGTCGTCGCCTCCGAGCAGCAGGATTTCGTTGCTGCCGGGTCAACGGGAAACTGA
- a CDS encoding L,D-transpeptidase, whose translation MYVSVIRAAVCARPLALLILPLALAGCVSTAKPVKKGPDPMHLAMYGPHPEEKFPLPAMDIARVDPKYFRQQVAYPTSEVPGTIVVDTADRFLYLVQENGMAMRYGIGVGKAGLEFEGSARIGRKAEWPRWTPTPSMIKREPERNAKWASGMEPGLTNPLGPRALYLYQGKNDTLFRIHGTSEPWSIGKAVSSGCIRLFNQDIIDLYGRVPVNSRVVVIQQEAPMNVPAGGMPIASTAMTPPAAI comes from the coding sequence ATGTATGTGTCCGTGATCCGCGCAGCCGTTTGCGCGCGTCCCCTCGCCCTCTTGATCCTACCGCTTGCCCTTGCCGGCTGCGTGTCCACCGCCAAGCCGGTGAAGAAGGGCCCGGACCCCATGCATCTGGCGATGTACGGACCGCATCCGGAAGAAAAATTCCCGTTGCCCGCGATGGATATTGCAAGGGTCGATCCAAAATATTTCCGCCAGCAGGTCGCCTACCCAACGAGCGAGGTGCCCGGTACGATCGTGGTCGATACGGCCGATCGCTTTCTCTACCTCGTGCAGGAAAATGGAATGGCGATGCGCTACGGCATCGGCGTCGGAAAGGCCGGCCTCGAATTCGAGGGCTCGGCACGCATCGGTCGCAAGGCGGAGTGGCCGCGCTGGACGCCGACGCCAAGCATGATCAAGCGCGAGCCGGAACGCAACGCAAAGTGGGCGAGCGGCATGGAGCCTGGCCTGACCAACCCCCTCGGTCCGCGCGCGCTCTACCTCTACCAGGGCAAGAATGACACCCTGTTCCGCATCCACGGCACCTCCGAGCCGTGGTCGATCGGAAAAGCGGTTTCAAGTGGTTGCATCCGTCTGTTCAACCAGGACATCATCGACCTCTATGGCCGCGTTCCGGTCAATTCCCGCGTGGTCGTGATACAGCAGGAAGCGCCGATGAACGTTCCGGCGGGCGGAATGCCGATCGCTTCGACGGCAATGACGCCTCCCGCCGCTATCTGA
- the recO gene encoding DNA repair protein RecO produces the protein MQWSDEAIVLGVRRHGETSVIAEMMTRAHGRHLGVVRSGRSRTMQPVLQPGNSVEVIWRARLDEHLGEFRIEPLQLRAGRLMETATAVYGVQAMAALLRFLPERDPHVHLYEMLGVILEHLEDPRDAGELFIRFELAVLEDLGFGLDLSRCAATDITEDLVFVSPKSGRAVSRDAGAPWADKMLALPAFLGTQASKAADQQALFDGFRLTAYFLNRHVCEPRGLQLSSARDGFVQATLKALAAIPPSEMTA, from the coding sequence ATGCAATGGAGCGACGAAGCAATCGTGCTGGGCGTGCGCCGCCACGGCGAGACCTCGGTGATCGCCGAGATGATGACGCGTGCTCACGGCCGGCATCTCGGTGTCGTCCGCTCCGGTCGCTCTAGGACGATGCAGCCGGTGCTCCAGCCCGGGAATTCGGTGGAAGTGATCTGGCGGGCCCGGCTTGATGAGCATCTCGGCGAGTTCCGGATCGAGCCGCTGCAGTTGCGCGCAGGCCGCCTGATGGAGACGGCGACGGCGGTCTACGGCGTACAGGCCATGGCCGCGCTTTTGCGCTTCCTGCCCGAGCGCGACCCGCATGTCCATCTTTACGAGATGCTCGGCGTGATCCTGGAGCATCTGGAAGATCCGAGGGATGCGGGCGAACTCTTCATCCGCTTCGAGCTTGCCGTGCTCGAGGATCTCGGTTTCGGGCTCGACCTGTCCCGCTGCGCCGCGACCGACATTACCGAGGATCTCGTTTTCGTTTCGCCGAAATCGGGCCGTGCCGTCAGCCGCGATGCAGGCGCGCCCTGGGCCGACAAGATGCTGGCGCTGCCGGCCTTTCTCGGCACGCAGGCGAGCAAGGCGGCCGACCAGCAGGCCTTGTTCGACGGCTTCCGCCTGACCGCCTATTTTCTCAACCGGCATGTCTGCGAGCCGCGCGGCCTTCAGCTTTCCAGCGCGCGCGACGGCTTCGTCCAGGCCACCTTGAAGGCGCTTGCCGCCATCCCCCCATCGGAGATGACCGCATGA
- a CDS encoding PaaI family thioesterase: MNIELHPGLSVACVGTLPLDVVARDGGLKVLQAMLAGELPAPPMSKTLNFTLAEVGEGRVVFKGFPTQEHLNPLGTVHGGWTATVMDSALGCAVFATTLPGEAYTTVEFKVNLVRPVLPDMGEVFCEGRIVHRGRTIATSEAWLHDRNGKLLAHGTETCAIFPIDNLTR; this comes from the coding sequence ATGAACATAGAACTCCATCCGGGACTGAGCGTCGCCTGTGTCGGCACTCTGCCCCTGGACGTGGTGGCGCGTGACGGCGGACTGAAAGTCCTTCAGGCGATGCTGGCCGGCGAACTGCCCGCGCCGCCGATGTCAAAGACGCTGAATTTCACGTTGGCGGAAGTCGGGGAGGGGCGGGTCGTCTTCAAGGGGTTTCCGACGCAGGAACACCTCAACCCGCTCGGAACCGTGCATGGCGGATGGACAGCCACGGTGATGGATTCGGCGCTTGGCTGCGCCGTCTTCGCCACGACCTTGCCGGGCGAAGCCTACACCACCGTCGAATTCAAGGTGAACCTGGTCCGTCCCGTTCTGCCTGATATGGGCGAGGTGTTCTGCGAGGGACGGATCGTCCACCGCGGCCGCACGATCGCCACCTCCGAAGCCTGGCTGCACGACAGGAACGGCAAACTGCTCGCGCATGGCACGGAGACCTGCGCAATATTTCCCATCGACAACCTGACCCGCTGA
- a CDS encoding DUF2339 domain-containing protein has protein sequence MAELLALVAIVLAISVMNKTRKNAAKLTEEIQKLRQEVDALKAGGVAPAASQAVAVEAVEAARAGVSDEGLPQEAALQFPSPWLQASAVSAAPLPQAGEASAALTTGDGATSGAGHAAAVGGSAEGASSSETAPVRESLESRIGARWAVWVGGLALALGGVFMVKYAIESGMLSPAVRLSLAALFGLMLIAAGEFIRRRAQPLIANAFQNAMIPGILTAAGALTLFGVTYAAHGFYGYFGAPAAFLLLAAVAFVTIALSLLHGQALAGLGLLASMVTPLLIAVPEPDPWRLFGYLSLTWLATIAASRLRRWQVVPTLANAGLGLWAFLYLAAAEPLAILPLTLALVVMLIGIALIWPGSDIGAGEATDNATRQEDALAEDRESEALPANAATAGLAAEPVAARWQRWLSPAWVPVSLSAALATVVPAIILAFIHPFPASAMAGFVALVLALAAVGAVRAWALYPAILGALCALSGTMVIAGLPGFAVGMLDRSAAYESATSLPALADTAPVNLILLLSAGFAAIGAAALRLWKERAPGYAALWSMLMAIFPLAIMAVSFLAFGNLSFDLKHGLVALVFGLAYFAGAEFFSRRLPAADAAPVPQWLLVSGGFGFLVLALFALTDGLATTLLVAVFGLAMVFATRFRAWPVLPWMMVGSALVVAIRIAWEPTIIGAANLSRTPVFNQLLAGYGVPALLLAVAAYELRHWPYERVRNLLQALASLFVLLAVAILVRHAMNGGVLDSAVPTLGEQSIYTLLAAGASAIFMTLDLKSPSPVFRYGSMVVGALSMLSILSAHFFALNPYFTGELTGRWPFFNLLLVGYLLPGLAFAGLTWYARGRRPAAYVMLLALTGVALAFAWLSLSVRRYWHGEGIADWKGFLQGETYTYSVVWLLLGVVLLVLGSRFDAKSIRLASAALVLIAVIKVFLFDMANLEGILRALSFIGLGAVLIGIGLFYQKILSGKDGERVTAGPPGG, from the coding sequence ATGGCGGAATTACTGGCACTGGTCGCCATCGTGCTTGCGATCAGCGTGATGAACAAGACCCGCAAGAACGCGGCGAAACTGACTGAAGAGATTCAGAAACTTCGGCAGGAGGTCGATGCCTTGAAAGCTGGCGGTGTCGCGCCGGCCGCATCCCAGGCCGTGGCCGTCGAGGCAGTCGAGGCGGCGCGCGCCGGCGTTTCTGACGAAGGCTTGCCGCAGGAGGCAGCGCTGCAGTTCCCGAGCCCATGGTTGCAGGCGAGTGCGGTGAGCGCGGCGCCCTTGCCGCAAGCCGGCGAAGCTTCTGCGGCGCTGACGACCGGTGACGGTGCCACTTCTGGTGCTGGCCATGCAGCAGCAGTTGGTGGCTCCGCTGAAGGGGCTTCGAGCTCCGAGACGGCACCGGTTCGTGAAAGCCTCGAGAGCCGCATAGGCGCGCGCTGGGCCGTCTGGGTCGGCGGACTGGCGCTCGCGCTCGGCGGCGTCTTCATGGTGAAATACGCAATCGAGAGCGGCATGCTTAGTCCCGCCGTGCGCTTGTCCCTCGCTGCTTTGTTTGGCCTGATGCTCATCGCCGCAGGCGAGTTCATTCGCCGGCGCGCGCAGCCGCTCATCGCCAACGCCTTCCAGAATGCCATGATCCCCGGCATCCTCACCGCCGCCGGCGCACTCACCCTTTTCGGTGTCACCTACGCTGCCCATGGCTTCTACGGCTATTTCGGCGCGCCCGCAGCCTTCCTGCTGCTCGCCGCCGTCGCCTTTGTCACGATCGCGCTTTCGCTCCTGCATGGCCAGGCGCTTGCCGGTCTGGGCCTGCTCGCCTCGATGGTGACGCCGCTTTTGATCGCGGTACCCGAACCCGATCCCTGGAGGCTGTTCGGCTATCTGTCGCTAACCTGGCTTGCGACGATCGCCGCCTCGCGCTTGCGCCGCTGGCAGGTCGTCCCGACGCTCGCCAATGCCGGTCTCGGCCTGTGGGCGTTCCTCTATCTCGCTGCAGCCGAGCCGTTGGCAATCCTGCCCCTGACGCTGGCGCTCGTGGTCATGCTCATCGGGATCGCGCTGATCTGGCCGGGCTCCGATATCGGAGCAGGGGAGGCCACAGACAACGCCACCCGGCAAGAGGACGCGTTGGCGGAGGATCGCGAGAGCGAGGCTCTCCCGGCCAATGCTGCAACTGCCGGCCTTGCTGCAGAACCGGTTGCCGCGCGATGGCAGCGGTGGCTTTCCCCAGCTTGGGTGCCGGTCTCCCTTAGCGCGGCGCTTGCGACCGTCGTTCCGGCGATCATCCTCGCGTTTATTCATCCATTCCCCGCTTCGGCCATGGCGGGGTTCGTTGCGCTCGTCCTGGCTCTGGCAGCGGTAGGCGCTGTCAGAGCCTGGGCGCTCTATCCGGCAATCCTGGGCGCCCTATGCGCCTTGTCAGGCACGATGGTCATTGCTGGTCTTCCTGGTTTCGCCGTCGGCATGCTGGATCGCTCGGCGGCGTACGAGAGCGCAACGTCACTGCCGGCATTGGCGGATACGGCGCCCGTCAACCTCATTCTGCTGCTTTCCGCCGGTTTCGCGGCGATCGGCGCCGCAGCGCTGCGGCTGTGGAAGGAAAGGGCGCCGGGATACGCGGCACTCTGGAGCATGCTGATGGCGATTTTCCCGCTTGCCATCATGGCCGTCAGCTTCCTCGCCTTCGGCAACCTGTCTTTCGACCTCAAGCACGGGCTTGTCGCGCTGGTGTTCGGCCTGGCTTACTTCGCCGGGGCGGAGTTCTTTTCCCGTCGGCTTCCCGCTGCCGACGCGGCGCCGGTTCCGCAATGGTTGCTCGTATCAGGCGGATTCGGCTTCCTTGTGCTCGCACTGTTCGCCCTGACCGACGGCCTTGCGACGACATTGCTCGTCGCCGTGTTCGGCCTTGCCATGGTGTTTGCGACACGATTTCGCGCCTGGCCGGTGCTGCCATGGATGATGGTCGGATCCGCCCTCGTGGTGGCCATCCGCATCGCCTGGGAGCCGACGATCATCGGTGCCGCAAACCTGTCGCGGACGCCGGTGTTCAACCAGCTTCTCGCCGGCTACGGCGTGCCCGCGCTTCTACTTGCAGTCGCCGCCTACGAGCTCCGCCACTGGCCATACGAACGGGTGCGCAATCTTCTGCAGGCGCTGGCAAGCCTGTTCGTCTTGCTGGCGGTCGCCATCCTCGTCCGCCACGCGATGAATGGCGGTGTGCTCGATAGCGCCGTACCGACGCTCGGTGAGCAATCTATCTACACGCTGCTTGCCGCCGGCGCCTCGGCCATCTTCATGACCCTCGACCTGAAATCGCCGAGCCCGGTCTTCCGCTACGGCTCGATGGTGGTCGGCGCTCTTTCCATGCTGTCGATCCTGTCGGCCCATTTCTTCGCGCTCAACCCGTATTTCACCGGCGAACTCACTGGCCGCTGGCCGTTCTTCAACCTGCTGCTCGTCGGCTATCTGCTGCCGGGCCTCGCCTTTGCCGGGCTTACCTGGTATGCGCGTGGAAGGCGGCCAGCAGCCTATGTGATGCTACTTGCGCTGACAGGTGTCGCGCTCGCCTTCGCCTGGCTCTCGCTATCCGTCCGCCGCTACTGGCATGGCGAGGGCATCGCCGACTGGAAGGGGTTCCTGCAGGGCGAGACCTACACCTACTCCGTCGTCTGGCTGTTGCTCGGCGTGGTCCTGCTTGTGCTTGGTTCGCGTTTCGATGCGAAGAGCATTCGCCTTGCTTCGGCAGCTTTGGTGCTGATCGCGGTGATCAAGGTCTTCCTCTTCGACATGGCCAATCTCGAAGGCATTCTTCGCGCACTTTCCTTCATCGGCCTCGGTGCAGTCCTGATCGGCATCGGCTTGTTCTACCAGAAGATTCTATCCGGAAAGGATGGGGAGCGTGTGACCGCAGGCCCACCAGGAGGGTGA
- a CDS encoding acyltransferase has protein sequence MNGPNHIKSLDGLRGLAAAIVLVSHIPLIFPEFGPLPYLDIGTEAVGIFFALSGFLMAYLYGGRPVTRESVLDFLVSRFARIYPVYLAAVCLVGLLSAAVQLGYPQPIASVMDFILHVVLLGKSGVFWSVPPEIQFYGAFPVIWLFLSDPRRYQAIGFGLLGVVAVVSLLDFPGPGILLHAKLPYFLFGVVAGRLHQNLSDRPPSAAIGVMAVVLLVVFFSYKHVTPTTGEPFWGLPTAFASALIVALIAREHPVTARILSSGPLRFLGVTSFSLYLFHVPVMFLTRQTFSAFLPMPVLAVLTLVTALLAAWVSYNVIEAPSRCRLGEFWRASRLRHDLLRRPITLVGKRGTKRTVGVGGVSV, from the coding sequence ATGAACGGGCCTAATCATATCAAAAGCCTGGACGGGCTGCGCGGACTCGCGGCGGCCATCGTGCTCGTGTCGCACATTCCCCTGATCTTTCCCGAGTTCGGACCGCTTCCCTATCTTGATATCGGCACCGAGGCAGTCGGCATCTTCTTCGCATTGAGCGGCTTCCTGATGGCTTATCTCTATGGCGGCCGCCCGGTGACGCGCGAAAGCGTGCTCGATTTTCTGGTCAGCCGCTTCGCACGGATCTACCCCGTCTATCTCGCAGCGGTCTGCCTCGTCGGGCTCCTGTCGGCTGCAGTGCAACTCGGCTATCCCCAACCGATCGCAAGCGTCATGGATTTCATCCTTCACGTGGTGCTGCTCGGAAAGAGCGGCGTCTTCTGGTCGGTACCACCGGAAATCCAGTTCTACGGGGCCTTTCCGGTGATCTGGCTTTTCCTGAGCGATCCGCGCCGCTACCAGGCCATCGGCTTCGGGCTCTTAGGTGTGGTCGCCGTTGTCAGCCTGCTCGATTTTCCGGGACCGGGAATATTGCTGCATGCCAAGCTGCCTTACTTCCTGTTCGGCGTCGTCGCGGGACGACTTCACCAAAACCTGTCCGATCGCCCGCCGTCGGCAGCGATCGGCGTCATGGCGGTCGTTCTTCTCGTCGTTTTCTTCAGCTACAAGCACGTCACGCCAACCACAGGCGAGCCGTTTTGGGGCCTTCCCACTGCCTTTGCCTCGGCGCTGATCGTCGCACTCATCGCGCGCGAACATCCCGTGACGGCGCGTATTTTGTCCTCGGGCCCGCTGCGTTTCCTCGGCGTGACCAGCTTCTCGCTCTACCTCTTCCATGTCCCCGTGATGTTCCTGACGCGCCAGACATTCTCGGCATTCCTACCGATGCCGGTGCTGGCCGTTTTGACACTCGTGACAGCGCTTCTTGCCGCGTGGGTCAGCTACAATGTGATTGAGGCCCCAAGTCGGTGTCGGCTCGGCGAGTTCTGGCGCGCCAGCCGGTTGAGGCACGACCTGCTGCGCCGACCGATCACACTTGTCGGCAAGCGCGGCACGAAACGCACTGTCGGGGTCGGCGGTGTTTCCGTCTGA
- a CDS encoding MOSC domain-containing protein yields MTVSGLNIHPLKSGRAIPKTAVSVRLDGFADDRRFMVTDPDGRFITQRELQVLAQVEAYPLDGTLRLVMHGREIMPRFDPERRLPVTVWDSPVDAALADDAANSTLSDWLGREVRLVHMDAQASRYEGENWAGQPAQVGFADGFPVLITTTGSLADLNRTLVEKGQQPVGMDRFRTNILIDHDGAWDEDLWEAVEIGGIVFDLVKPCSRCIMTTQDQMTGERIGGNPIQGLAEKRMSADRRVVGVLFGWNAVPRGEGTLKIGDSVKVVGQRTERWPMKVRD; encoded by the coding sequence ATGACCGTCTCTGGCCTCAACATCCACCCGCTGAAGAGCGGCCGCGCGATACCCAAGACGGCAGTTTCGGTGCGCCTCGACGGCTTCGCAGACGACCGGCGCTTCATGGTGACAGATCCCGACGGGCGGTTCATTACCCAGCGAGAGCTGCAGGTGCTTGCGCAGGTCGAGGCCTATCCGCTGGACGGTACGTTGCGTCTCGTCATGCACGGGCGGGAGATCATGCCCCGCTTCGACCCCGAGCGCCGGCTGCCGGTCACGGTCTGGGACAGCCCGGTCGACGCGGCTCTTGCCGATGATGCCGCCAATTCCACCCTGTCGGATTGGCTCGGCCGTGAGGTGCGACTTGTGCATATGGATGCGCAGGCGAGCCGTTATGAGGGAGAGAATTGGGCCGGCCAGCCGGCCCAGGTCGGATTCGCCGATGGCTTTCCGGTCCTCATCACCACAACCGGTTCGCTCGCCGACCTGAACCGCACCCTCGTCGAAAAGGGCCAGCAGCCGGTCGGCATGGATCGCTTCCGCACGAACATCCTGATCGATCACGACGGGGCCTGGGATGAGGATCTTTGGGAGGCGGTCGAGATCGGCGGGATCGTCTTCGATCTCGTGAAACCCTGCTCGCGCTGCATCATGACCACGCAGGATCAGATGACGGGCGAGCGCATCGGCGGCAATCCGATCCAGGGCCTTGCCGAAAAGCGCATGTCCGCCGACCGCCGTGTTGTCGGCGTGCTGTTCGGCTGGAACGCCGTTCCGCGCGGTGAGGGCACGCTGAAGATTGGCGATTCGGTGAAGGTAGTCGGGCAACGCACCGAACGCTGGCCGATGAAGGTTCGTGACTGA
- a CDS encoding MFS transporter translates to MSAPSSTVAATSRSQMPWLIIGAGCIIAMLTFGPRSAMGFFQLPMLQETGWDRTTFGLAMAFQNLFWGLGQPFFGAIADRFGTWRVLALSGLLYSSGLFLMSLGGSPLTLHIGGGVLVGLGVAAGSFGVVLSAFARNVTPAQRPMAFGIATAAGSAGMFLFAPLSQGLISAYGWSDSLVILGVLMLLVPLFAFPLRGNASSGTQKEAQYKQSIGEALKEALGHKSYLLLVSGFFVCGYQVAFITAHFPAYIGDIGIDARYAVIALALIGFFNIIGSLASGVISQHYSKPYFLALIYLARSVAVAAFILLPQTPLSVILFAIVMGLLWLSTVPPTNALVAIMFGTRHLGLLGGVVFLSHQIGSFLGVWMGGYLYDHFGTYDPVWWFGVALGIFAAIVHWPIREQAVERPAMA, encoded by the coding sequence ATGTCTGCTCCTTCCTCGACAGTTGCCGCAACCAGTCGTTCGCAAATGCCATGGCTGATCATCGGTGCGGGCTGCATCATTGCCATGCTCACCTTCGGCCCGCGGTCCGCCATGGGTTTCTTCCAGCTTCCTATGCTGCAGGAAACCGGTTGGGACCGGACGACCTTCGGCCTCGCGATGGCCTTCCAGAATCTCTTCTGGGGCCTGGGGCAGCCCTTCTTCGGCGCGATCGCCGATCGTTTCGGCACCTGGCGCGTGCTCGCACTCTCCGGCCTGCTCTATTCGTCCGGTCTGTTTCTGATGTCGCTTGGCGGCTCGCCTCTGACGCTGCACATCGGGGGCGGCGTCCTCGTCGGGCTCGGCGTAGCGGCCGGTTCCTTCGGCGTGGTCCTCTCCGCGTTCGCGCGCAACGTCACGCCGGCGCAGCGCCCGATGGCCTTCGGTATCGCAACCGCTGCCGGCTCCGCTGGCATGTTCCTGTTCGCACCGCTGAGCCAGGGGCTCATCTCTGCCTACGGCTGGTCGGATAGCCTCGTCATCCTCGGCGTTCTCATGCTTCTCGTCCCGCTGTTCGCATTCCCGCTTCGCGGCAATGCGTCTTCCGGCACCCAGAAGGAGGCGCAGTACAAGCAATCGATCGGGGAAGCGCTGAAGGAAGCGCTCGGCCACAAGAGCTATCTGCTGCTGGTCTCAGGCTTCTTCGTCTGCGGTTACCAGGTCGCCTTCATCACCGCCCATTTCCCGGCCTATATCGGCGATATCGGCATCGATGCGCGCTATGCGGTGATCGCTCTGGCTTTGATCGGCTTTTTCAACATCATCGGCTCGCTCGCTTCCGGCGTGATCAGCCAGCACTATTCCAAGCCCTACTTCCTGGCGCTGATTTACCTCGCCCGATCCGTCGCTGTCGCCGCCTTCATCCTGCTGCCGCAGACGCCATTGTCGGTCATCCTGTTTGCGATCGTCATGGGCCTCCTTTGGCTCTCGACCGTGCCGCCGACGAACGCGCTGGTGGCGATCATGTTCGGTACGCGTCACCTCGGCCTCCTCGGCGGTGTCGTCTTCCTGTCGCATCAGATCGGTTCCTTCCTCGGGGTGTGGATGGGTGGCTATCTCTATGACCACTTCGGTACATATGACCCGGTGTGGTGGTTTGGCGTGGCGCTCGGCATCTTTGCGGCGATCGTCCACTGGCCAATCCGCGAGCAAGCGGTGGAGCGCCCGGCGATGGCCTGA